From Plectropomus leopardus isolate mb chromosome 4, YSFRI_Pleo_2.0, whole genome shotgun sequence, the proteins below share one genomic window:
- the LOC121941517 gene encoding docking protein 3-like — protein MDSQSKTGKVYLQPHKAGKKWKPVWLSLFPPSSSGVGRLEIQDMGGGGAGGDHVVRRHYQPHVDRKLKVVRLSELISVLRLPPNAEACPMDNMSAFCVEMRDRTMVFAAHKDDCVEWVEKLCHNTFQRDVSSGSNQPQMEENQIYASADDASEFWVVVQRTDAATRCGLKGSYWLQVGQEALLLKETQKKNIVREWPYELLRRYGNDKMALTIEAGRRCDSGPGVFTFETQQAEKIFLLIQSTIKRKTSAVISGNQNQDSEKVIIPNIQAHSPLPKIPDVTSIAAILQNKLRTQESKSAAVEESAHAQEDLVGSSESVSVQPAPITLMPLPLVPTHDSRSGGHLPGQSEAVYADPADCIQSVSKPQPTMALYVDPLCVLPLKPPGSKDSVTTTPNSSAAHPSFNINHPDSDYSEVYDKISPVQSKQTQSKVKIKRFRDDEPIYTEPVIRKEEVSLKKESEPDQFAHLYAQVCKKTPSSANTSPSSSPSSSSLTASMSTIKATDHSMDDDVIYENLGII, from the exons ATGGACTCTCAGAGCAAAACAGGGAAGGTTTACCTGCAACCACACAAAGCTGGCAAG aaatggaAGCCAGTATGGTTGTCTTTGTTTCCTCCCAGCAGCAGTGGAGTGGGTCGACTGGAGATCCAGGACATGGGAG GTGGTGGTGCCGGAGGTGATCATGTGGTCAGGAGACACTACCAGCCTCATGTGGACAGAAAGCTGAAGGTGGTCCGACTGTCCGAGCTCATCAGTGTCCTCAGACTCCCCCCGAACGCTGAGGCCTGCCCCATG GACAACATGTCTGCATTTTGCGTGGAGATGCGGGACAGGACGATGGTGTTTGCTGCGCACAAAGACGACTGTGTGGAGTGGGTGGAAAAACTGTGTCACAACACGTTTCAG aGAGATGTCTCCTCAGGATCGAATCAGCCTCAAATGGAAGAGAACCAGATATATGCCTCTGCAGATGATG CCTCAGAGTTCTGGGTGGTGGTTCAGAGGACGGACGCAGCGACACGCTGTGGCCTGAAAGGGTCATACTGGCTGCAGGTTGGGCAGGAGGCGCTGCTGCTGAAagaaacacagaagaagaacaTTGTTAGAGAATGGCCATACGAACTGCTAAGACGATATGGAAATGACAAG ATGGCCTTAACCATCGAAGCAGGTCGACGCTGTGACTCTGGTCCTGGAGTGTTCACCTTTGAGACACAGCAGGCAGAGAAAATATTCTTACTGATTCAGAGTACCATCAAACGGAAGACTTCAGCCGTCATTTCAGGCAATCAAAACCAAGACAGTGAGAAGGTTATCATACCCAACATACAGGCTCATTCACCGCTCCCCAAAATACCAGATGTGACCAGTATTGCTGCCATTCTGCAGAACAAACTGAGGACACAGGAGAGTAAATCTGCTGCTGTAGAAGAGAGCGCACATGCTCAGGAAGATTTGGTTGGTTCATCAGAGAGTGTATCAGTGCAGCCAGCTCCCATCACCCTCATGCCTCTCCCTCTGGTCCCCACACATGACAGCCGCTCTGGAGGTCATCTCCCCGGCCAATCAGAAGCTGTATATGCTGACCCAGCTGATTGCATCCAATCTGTATCAAAACCGCAGCCAACCATGGCTCTGTATGTCGACCCTTTATGTGTTCTCCCGCTCAAACCCCCCGGCTCAAAGGACTCTGTCACTACCACTCCTAACTCCTCTGCTGCACATCCTTCCTTCAATATCAATCACCCAGATTCAGACTACTCGGAGGTGTACGACAAAATCAGTCCAGTCCAGAGTAAACAAACTCAGAGCAAAGTAAAAATCAAGCGTTTTAGAGATGATGAACCCATTTATACTGAACCTGTGATCCGGAAAGAGGAAGTGTCTCTTAAAAAAGAAAGCGAACCAGACCAGTTCGCCCACCTTTATGCTCAAGTCTGCAAAAAAACTCCGTCATCTGCCAACACCagcccctcttcctctccttcctcttcctctctgacagCCAGTATGAGCACGATAAAAGCAACAGACCACTCAATGGATGATGATGTTATCTACGAAAACCTGGGCATCATCTAA